GGAATCCCGAGTGCCCGGGCACGCGTCCGGCCCCTGGCACAGGGGTGGCAGAGCCCCCCGCGGCCGGAAGACGACTCGAGGAGTGGCGACATGCATGGGAAGAACCGTGGTTGGCTGGGATTCGCGCTGTTGGGTCTCGTGGGGTGCTCAGACAGGGGAGACATCCCCGACAACCAACCCGTACAGATGAAGGCGAAGCTGGAGTCCTTCCAGAGCTGCGAGGCGCTCGAGTCCTATATCGAGGACGCCGCGGTCCTCGACATGCGCGCCTCGCTGGAGCAGTCCAAGCCGTCCTATTGGAAGACGCGGGGCGGTTGGTTCGGCTCGACCGATGATTTGGAGAACTCCGGGGGCGTTCCGGCTCCCTCCACGGGCTCTCCGACGGGCACCCCGTCCGCTCCGACCAACCACACCGGCACCAACAACCAGGTGGCCGGGGTGGACGAGGCGGACTTCGTGAAGAACGACGGCACGCGCATCTTCGTCCTCTCTGGGCAGAAGCTGTATGCGCACCGCTCCTGGCCGGCCGAGTCGCTGCACGCGGCGTCCTCGCTGAAGCTCGAGGGCTGGCCCCGGGAGATGTTCCTGCGCGGAGACAAGGTGGTCGTCTTCTCCGAGGTCCACGAGCCGCGTCCGGACATGAGTGGAGGCAAGGGCGGTGGCTACTCGTGCGCGCCCATGAGCCCCTGCGTTGCTTCCGGGGCGACGAACACCAAGGTGACGACGGTGGACGTGTCCAACCTGGATGCGCCCCAGGTGACGGGGCAGCTGTACCTGCCGGGCGGCTACCACAACGCGCGGATGGCGGGCAGCTCGGTGCGGCTGGTGATGCGCGACGAGTTCCGCTGGCCCACCGGCGTGCGCTGGTGGCCCGACTACTCGCAAGAGCTCTGGGAGGATCAGGACCGGCTGGAGAAGGAGCTCGACAAGCTGAAGGTGCAGAACGAGCAGCTCATCCGCGAGCGCACGCTGTCCGACTGGCTGCCCGAGGGCCGGCGCAAGCGGCCGGACGGCTCGGTGGAGACGGTGGGCTACGACTGCCAGGACTTCCACAAGACGAACGCGCCCACCCGGTTGGGCATCGTCACCGTGGCGTCGATCGACCTGGACGGGGAGGCGGCGCAGGCCCCGGGCCGCACCTCGCTGGTGGCCCAGCCGGGTGAGG
This is a stretch of genomic DNA from Archangium violaceum. It encodes these proteins:
- a CDS encoding beta-propeller domain-containing protein yields the protein MHGKNRGWLGFALLGLVGCSDRGDIPDNQPVQMKAKLESFQSCEALESYIEDAAVLDMRASLEQSKPSYWKTRGGWFGSTDDLENSGGVPAPSTGSPTGTPSAPTNHTGTNNQVAGVDEADFVKNDGTRIFVLSGQKLYAHRSWPAESLHAASSLKLEGWPREMFLRGDKVVVFSEVHEPRPDMSGGKGGGYSCAPMSPCVASGATNTKVTTVDVSNLDAPQVTGQLYLPGGYHNARMAGSSVRLVMRDEFRWPTGVRWWPDYSQELWEDQDRLEKELDKLKVQNEQLIRERTLSDWLPEGRRKRPDGSVETVGYDCQDFHKTNAPTRLGIVTVASIDLDGEAAQAPGRTSLVAQPGEVYATDSALYMATPHWWWWPEAGQKDHTYVHKLDLSQPHSARYVASGTVEGHLLDQFSMDEHEGVLRVATTISSRESELGNSWGRIETTNRVATYTEEGGQLRLLGRSEELAKGERIFSARFLGDKGYVVTFRQVDPLFTFDLSDPAHPRKVGELKVPGFSTYIHPLGTTHLLTVGMNVPENGDWSTRAVKLSLFDVSDPAHPREAFTQLVGTAYGWSESLYQHKAFNYFPAKGLLAIPFTDWVRPYYGGDYWGGFVSDLRVFRVDPATGFTPVGAVSMKDVYQTINSYQWSWTYSPAVRRSVMADDYVYAISDAGVRVSHVSNLATPLATVRFDPISYTSP